The Diadema setosum chromosome 1, eeDiaSeto1, whole genome shotgun sequence genome has a window encoding:
- the LOC140231399 gene encoding tetratricopeptide repeat protein 8-like, whose translation MDPLFMAMSLYRRRKFEDCVTICTEMLNKNPYDQAAWSLKTQALTAQVYVDEVDVDEEGIAEMLMDDNAIAQVTRPGTSLKKPGTGAGAPSAGVRPTSQSGRPLSGFVRPGTQGGRPGTMEQAIKAPRTAHTARPVTSASGRFVRLGTASMLSTPDGPFINIPRLNFSKYAARANLAKALFEYIFHHENDVRNALELAAKATEACQFKDWWWKVQLGKCYYRLGLYRDAERQFKSALKQQDVIDIYLYLCKVYVRLDQPLTAIEIYGQGLEKFEHETTLLTGIARIYEGMNDLNKAVKYYKEVLKHDNTHVEAIACIANFHFYSDQPEIALRYYRRLLQMGVYNAELFNNLGLCCFYAQQYDMTLSSFERALSLSSDDATTAEVWYNVGQVAMGIGDTGLAMQCFRLCLASNNDHPEAYNNLGVLELRKGHVDQARAFFQAAQMMAPHMFEPHYNFASLSDQVGDLQSSYGSVKRAVEAYPEHCDSKELFSQLKKHFALL comes from the exons ATGGATCCCCTCTTCATGGCCATGAGTCTTTACCGTAGACGGAAATTTGAAGACTGTGTTACCATTTGCACTGAAATGTTGAATAAAAATCCATATGATCAG GCTGCATGGTCTCTGAAGACGCAAGCTCTTACTGCTCAGGTTTATGTCGACGAGGTGGATGTAGATGAAGAGGGAATTGCCGAGATGCTAATGGATGACAATGCCATAGCCCAAGTCACGA GGCCAGGAACATCACTAAAGAAGCCAGGTACTGGTGCAGGGGCCCCAAGTGCTGGAGTTCGGCCAACTTCACAGTCGGGACGTCCTCTTAGCGGATTCGTGCGACCCGGTACGCAGGGTGGCCGACCTGGGACCATGGAGCAGGCGATCAAGGCACCCCGAACAGCACACACTGCTCGTCCAGTCACGAGCGCCTCTGGCCGATTCGTCAGATTGGGAACG GCATCAATGTTGTCTACACCAGACGGTCCATTCATCAACATTCCTCGATTGAACTTTTCAAAGTATGCTGCAAGAGCAAACTTAGCAAAG GCACTGTTTGAGTACATCTTTCACCATGAGAATGATGTGCGTAATGCTCTGGAGCTAGCAGCCAAGGCCACAGAAGCCTGTCAGTTTAAAGACTGGTGGTGGAAAGTTCAGCTGGGCAAATGCTATTACAG GCTGGGGCTGTACCGCGACGCCGAACGCCAGTTCAAGTCTGCGCTGAAGCAGCAGGACGTCATTGACATCTATCTCTATCTGTGTAAGGTCTATGTCAGGCTTGACCAGCCGCTGACCGCCATCGAGATCTACGGGCAGGGGCTGGAGAAGTTTGAGCACGAGACGACCTTGCTGACCGGCATAGCCAGAATATACGAG GGGATGAATGATCTAAACAAAGCAGTCAAGTACTACAAGGAAGTCCTGAAGCATGACAACACCCACGTGGAGGCCATCGCCTGCATCGCAAATTTCCACTTCTACTCCGACCAGCCGGAAATAGCGCTAAGATACTACAG GAGACTGCTCCAGATGGGTGTCTACAATGCGGAACTCTTCAACAACCTGGGCTTGTGCTGTTTCTATGCACAGCAGTACGACATGACCCTCTCTTCTTTTGAGAGGGCACTATCTCTCTCCAGTGATGATGCCACCACAGCTGAAGTGTGGTACAACGTTGGTCAAGTAGCAATG GGCATTGGAGATACAGGTCTGGCAATGCAGTGCTTCAGGTTGTGCCTGGCATCAAATAACGATCACCCGGAAGCCTACAACAATCTCGGGGTGCTGGAGCTGCGGAAAGGTCATGTTGATCAG GCCAGAGCCTTTTTCCAGGCAGCCCAAATGATGGCGCCCCATATGTTTGAGCCCCATTACAACTTCGCCTCCCTCTCCGACCAG GTTGGTGATTTACAGAGCAGCTACGGGTCAGTCAAAAGAGCTGTGGAGGCTTATCCCGAGCACTGCGACTCCAAGGAGCTCTTCTCCCAACTGAAGAAACACTTTGCCTTGTTGTGA
- the LOC140239876 gene encoding V(D)J recombination-activating protein 1-like, translating into MTHISNMFEPQVIGGPAIVQEFTESNCVGVMWNYREAVAKTLEELDKDITEGLAQHGFSLDDPELILQTTIKDGADGMGDISIHKGSSDTYLPDEAFRAAFAVLQSEVVKKDGTRITVFEEQKSNAVHVNRPILEAIGDGNSPSTAAELLRDIEFERNLMQGQVMKIYTANSTRLHRLKIYNSMIDEKLDRSDGGLQGSGFKYLCTLCHTTRESAKLELGNFKIDWTYMETADLVSYVEINPDKLAGKNWATSSRE; encoded by the coding sequence ATGACCCACATCAGTAATATGTTTGAGCCACAGGTGATCGGGGGGCCTGCCATTGTTCAAGAGTTTACCGAGTCAAACTGCGTAGGTGTGATGTGGAATTACAGAGAGGCTGTCGCAAAAACATTGGAGGAGCTGGATAAAGACATCACTGAAGGGCTCGCCCAGCATGGATTTTCACTTGATGATCCAGAGCTTATCCTACAGACAACAATCAAAGATGGTGCAGACGGAATGGGGGACATTTCAATTCACAAGGGCTCCTCCGACACTTATTTGCCTGACGAGGCTTTCAGGGCAGCATTTGCAGTTCTTCAGTCAGAGGTGGTGAAGAAGGATGGCACTCGAATCACAGTCTTCGAGGAGCAGAAGTCCAATGCCGTGCACGTCAACAGGCCGATTCTAGAAGCCATCGGAGACGGAAACTCGCCATCAACAGCTGCTGAGTTACTGCGTGACATTGAGTTCGAAAGAAACCTCATGCAAGGCCAAGTGATGAAAATATACACTGCAAACTCCACACGTCTGCATCGCCTCAAAATTTACAACTCCATGATTGATGAAAAACTTGATAGGTCTGACGGAGGATTGCAAGGTAGTGGCTTCAAATACCTTTGCACTTTATGCCACACCACTCGAGAATCAGCCAAGTTGGAACTTGGAAACTTCAAGATTGACTGGACATACATGGAGACTGCAGACCTAGTATCATATGTGGAAATCAATCCAGACAAACTCGCAGGCAAGAATTGGGCGACATCGTCAAGGGAGTGA
- the LOC140231410 gene encoding MAD2L1-binding protein-like, which translates to MEPKAVSEDPDTECNISLNGFITQTTKSRIVVEILKYILYHREQIPLPFDQLYFQYQRPEVCSSGNKKSLFKKRMCQVMKDFQEVFDNVDTLFQDTDVSDLIILLGSTWINPKEVFHIRFFNNEQVKETLSLKHCVRNVARSLITNGPLSDVSPPPITSLLCLAHAPRSYKPTWFKPKANFKVPSKGRQCRINVSCGMVHSSLAAEDHVWMQTPSGIKGIRDTVSEHAADLWSS; encoded by the exons ATGGAACCAAAGGCTGTTTCTGAAGATCCCGATACCGAGTGCAATATCAGTCTCAACGGTTTCATTACACAAACAACGAAAAGTAGAATAGTCGTTGAAATATTGAAGTATATTCTATACCACCGTGAACAAATCCCACTGCCTTTCGatcaactttattttcagtaTCAACGACCGGAA GTGTGTTCATCAGGTAACAAGAAAAGTCTCTTCAAGAAACGGATGTGTCAGGTAATGAAGGACTTTCAGGAAGTCTTTGACAATGTTGACACTCTCTTCCAGGACACTGATGTATCCGATCTTATCATTCTCTTGGGCTCCACATGGATCAATCCCAAAGAAGTCTTTCATATACGCTTCTTCAATAACGAACAGGTGAAAGAGACACTCTCATTAAAGCACTGTGTGCGGAACGTGGCCCGATCCCTGATCACCAACGGACCCCTGAGCGATGTCTCCCCGCCCCCCATCACCAGCCTACTCTGTCTGGCCCACGCGCCCCGTTCTTACAAGCCGACATGGTTCAAACCCAAGGCAAATTTCAAGGTTCCCTCGAAGGGGCGTCAGTGTCGCATCAACGTAAGCTGCGGGATGGTGCACAGCAGTTTAGCTGCCGAAGACCACGTCTGGATGCAGACACCATCCGGGATCAAAGGAATCAGAGACACCGTATCGGAGCATGCAGCAGACCTGTGGAGCAGTTGA